In Sceloporus undulatus isolate JIND9_A2432 ecotype Alabama chromosome 10, SceUnd_v1.1, whole genome shotgun sequence, the following proteins share a genomic window:
- the PLBD2 gene encoding putative phospholipase B-like 2, with amino-acid sequence MALLLLLLLAPLSEAGPAPPFPGLASAPSRSCSVALEPDDGQLKILNGWIPGAVAWANLTEGIRENGWASLELTTNEKYNDSIQAYAAGLAEATVSQQLIYMHWMNTMVGYCGPFKFHTDYCQKLKNYIETNLAWMEEQIEKGEGSEYWYQVRLVLLQLKGLEDGYNGRVAFPTGTFSIAPFGFLLFQLGGDLEDLESAFNKSGNQHVLGSGSCSAFIKLLPGNRDLLVSHDTWNGYQSMLRILKKYTLPFWTSAHSSTLIPGYIQAFSSYPGTIFSGDDFYILSSGLVSLETTIGNSNSTLWKYIEAKNSVLEWLRNIVANRLAKSGAEWAAIFQKFNSGTYNNQWMIVDYKLFVPGKTNIQEGVLTVLEQIPGMVIADDKTKLLYEESYWASYNVPYFKEIFNASGLPLLVQKYGDWFTYEKNPRAQIFRRNQTLVRDLDSMIRLMRFNNFPKDPLSRCQRCDPPQNGENAISARSDLNPANGTYPFGALRQRPHGGTDMKVTSFEMAKLYSFVATSGPTWDDLPAFQWSSSPYHNLLHMGHPDLWRFSPIQVHWG; translated from the exons ATGGCTctactccttctcctcctcctggcccctctCTCGGAAGCCGGCCCGGCGCCTCCTTTCCCCGGCCTCGCTTCGGCTCCCTCCCGGAGCTGCTCGGTGGCATTGGAGCCCGACGATGGGCAGCTCAAGATCCTCAACGGCTGGATCCCTGGCGCCGTGGCCTGGGCCAACTTGACCGAAGGGATCCGGGAGAACGG gtgGGCCTCCTTGGAGTTAACCACCAATGAGAAGTACAATGACAGCATCCAGGCCTATGCAGCCGGTCTGGCCGAAGCCACCGTGTCTCAGCAG CTCATCTACATGCACTGGATGAACACCATGGTGGGCTATTGTGGACCCTTCAAATTCCATACCGATTACTGTCAGAAGCTGAAGAACTATATTGAAACCAACCTGGCCTGGATGGAGGAGCAGATCGAGAAAGGGGAAGGCTCCGAATACTGGTATCAG GTGCGCCTTGTCCTGCTGCAACTGAAGGGCCTTGAAGATGGCTACAATGGACGGGTGGCTTTCCCAACTGGCACGTTCTCCATTGCCCCCTTTGGGTTTCT CTTGTTCCAGCTGGGGGGTGACTTGGAAGACCTGGAATCAGCCTTTAACAAATCTGGAAACCAACACGTCCTGGGCTCTGGGTCATGCTCGGCTTTCATCAAACTGCTGCCTGGCAACCGGGACCTCCTTGTATCCCATGATACATGGAACGGTTACCAGTCCATGCTGCGAATCCTCAAGAAGTATACGTTGCCTTTCTGGACTTCGGCGCACA GTAGCACCTTGATCCCTGGGTACATCCAGGCTTTCTCTTCATATCCAGGCACTATCTTCTCTGGTGATGACTTCTACATTTTGAGCAGTGGCTTG GTCTCTCTGGAAACCACCATTGGAAACAGCAACAGCACCCTGTGGAAGTACATTGAGGCCAAGAATAGCGTCCTGGAATGGCTACGCAACATTGTGGCCAATCGGCTTGCCAAGAGTGGAGCTGAATGGGCAGCCATCTTCCAGAAGTTCAACAGCGGCAC ATATAATAACCAGTGGATGATTGTGGATTATAAATTGTTCGTCCCAGGCAAGACGAACATCCAGGAAGGCGTGCTCACTGTGCTGGAGCAGATCCC GGGGATGGTGATTGCAGATGACAAGACCAAATTGCTGTATGAAGAGAGTTACTGGGCAAGCTACAATGTGCC GTACTTTAAAGAAATCTTCAATGCTAGTGGTCTTCCTCTGCTGGTGCAGAAGTATGGTGACTGGTTCACTTATGAAAAGAACCCCCGGGCACAGATTTTCCGGCGCAATCAGACCCTCGTCCGGGATCTGGACTCTATGATCCGGCTCATGAG GTTCAACAACTTCCCCAAGGATCCACTGTCCCGCTGCCAACGCTGTGACCCACCACAGAATGGGGAAAATGCTATTTCCGCCCGCTCAGATCTCAACCCTGCCAATGGCACGTATCCCTTTGGGGCCCTGCGCCAGAGGCCACATGGGGGTACTGATATGAAG GTCACTTCCTTTGAGATGGCTAAGCTCTACAGTTTTGTGGCTACCAGTGGGCCTACCTGGGACGATTTGCCTGCTTTCCAGTGGAGCTCCTCTCCCTACCACAATCTGCTGCACATGGGCCATCCCGACCTTTGGAGAttctctcccatccaagtccacTGGGGTTGA